The following coding sequences are from one Acidobacteriota bacterium window:
- a CDS encoding DUF433 domain-containing protein, translating into MTEAWIVTNVEILGGKPCVRNTRLSVEFLLELAASGATHTDILAQYPQLSGEGLSAAFLFAARRISNERSWDLPISA; encoded by the coding sequence ATGACCGAAGCGTGGATCGTAACAAATGTCGAAATCCTCGGCGGGAAGCCATGTGTGCGAAACACGCGACTGAGCGTCGAGTTTCTCCTGGAACTGGCTGCCAGCGGCGCGACCCATACCGACATCCTCGCGCAGTATCCACAGTTGTCAGGTGAGGGGCTGTCCGCTGCGTTTCTCTTCGCGGCACGTCGCATCAGCAACGAGCGCAGTTGGGACCTCCCGATCTCGGCATGA